ACCTGGGTGTCGCTGCACCACGGCGGCGGCGTCGGCATGGGCTTCTCGCAGCATTCCGGCATGGTGATCGTCTGCGACGGCACACCGGAAGCCGCCAAGCGCATCGAGCGCGTGCTCTGGAACGATCCGGCGACCGGCGTCATGCGCCATGCGGATGCGGGCTACGACATCGCCATCGACTGCGCTCGCGAGCACAACCTCAACCTCCCGAGCCTGCGTTGATGCGGGCGCGCGTCGTCCGCAACCACGATCTCGTCCGGGTCCCCTGGAAGAACGGCGGCGGCACCACGGCTGAGGTCGCCGCCTTTCCGGAGGGCTCGACCTTCGAGACCTTCGGCTGGCGCATCAGCATGGCCGATGTGGCCTCGGACGGTCCGTTCTCGCTGTTCCCGGGGATCGACCGGACATTGATCGTAGTGGAAGGCGACGGCATCGAACTCGACGTGGAGGGCATCGCCTATCTGCTGGACGAGGCCTCGCCCAAGCTCTCGTTCTCCGGCGACGACATCACCACCGGGCGCCTTCTCTCGGGGCCGATCCGCGACCTCAACGTGATGACGCGGCGCGGACAGTTCCGGCACCGGACGCGTTTCGTCGAGTCCGGCGTGGCGCTGCTGGCGGAGGAGACCGCCGTCGCGTTTCTCGTCCCGCTCGATGGACTCTTCGACGTGACGCTCGATTCGACGATCCATTCGCTTCAAGCCCTCGACACACTGATGCTGGACGCCACGCAGGACCTCATCCTGCTCTCCGGCTCCGGTCGGGCAATCCTCATCGAGATCACGCCGGATCCAATCTGAGCGCGCAACTTTTAGCGCGCATTGCCCAAAACAGCGGCAGGTTGAAATGTCTATACATTTGACATTGCCGCTCCGTCATGGTGCCATTCGCCCGCTCGCAAGGAAGCGCCGGCGGAGAAGCAAGAACTTCAGGGAAACAGCCGGCGGAACGAGCCAGGGAATTGGACAGGACGGAGGCAGCAATGAAAGCGGTATTGGGTGGTTTGGCCGTGTTGGCGCTGGCGGCGGCGTCCGCCTCGGCGCAGGAGACGAAGGTGGCCATCGGCATCTCGGGCTGGACGGGCTTCGCGCCCCTGACGCTCGCGAAGGAGGCCGGCATCTTCAAGAAGAACGGCCTCGACGTCACGATCAAGAAAGTCCCGCAGGCGAGCCGCCACCTCGCCATCCAGTCCGGCGATATCCAATGCGCGGCAACGACCGTCGAGACATGGATCGTGTGGAATGCCAACGGGGTCCCCACCAAGCAGATCTTCCAGCTCGACAAGAGCTACGGCGCTGACGGCATGGTCGTGAAGAACGACATCGCGTCGATCAAGGATATCAAGGGCAAGCAGGTCGCGGCTTCCGCGCCCGGCACGTCGCCCTATTTCGCGCTCTCCTGGATGCTCAAGAAGAACGGCCTCTCCGTGAAGGACGTCACCGTCGTCAACATGGAGCCGGGCCCTGCCGCCCAGGCCTTTATCGCCGGGCAGAACGACGCGGCCATGACTTATGAGCCGTATCTCTCTTCCGTGCGCGCCGCGCCGCAATCGGGCAAGATCATCGCCACCACGCTCGACTACCCGATGGTGATGGACACCTTCGGCTGCACGCCGAAATTCCTCGCCGACAACCCGAAGGCCGCCAAGGCCTTTGCCGACAGCTATTTCGAAGCTCTCGACATGATCGCCAAGGATCAGGCGAAGGCCTACGACATCATGGGCGCAGACGTGAAGCAGACCGGCGAGGCCTTCGGCAAGTCGGCCCAGTTCCTGCGCTGGCAGGACCGCGCGGCGAACAAGAAGTTCTTCGAGAGCGAGTTCAAGACCTTCTCGGCAGAAGCCGCCGACCTGCTGCTCGAAACCGGCATCATCAAGCAGAAGCCGGACATGGACGCGCTGGCGGATACCAGCTTCATCCAGTAAGGCCGTTGCCGAGGCCCTGGCCCGTGGAAGCGGGCCAGGGCCTCGGCCTTTTCCTCAGGCACACATCCGGCACTGAACGTCCGGATGGCAGAACAGATTCTTCATGCCCCGTCCTCTTGAACCCGTCAGCCAAGGCACGCGCGTCGCGCTCGGCATTTCCTTCTTCGTCCTTTTCTTCGCGGCCTGGGCCTTCGCAACGCTCGGCGGCTTCGTCTCGCGCACGTTCCTGGCCGATCCGATCACCATGGTGCAGGACGGCTGGCTGCTGCTCACGCGGTTCGGCTTCCTGAACGATATCGGCGTCACGGTCTGGCGCGTCGTCGGCGGCTTCGTGCTTGCCGCCCTCGTCGCGGTGCCGCTCGGCATCATGATGGGCGCGTATAAATCCTTCGAGGCGTTCCTCGAGCCCTTCGTGTCCTTCGCCCGCTACCTTCCGGCCTCCGCCTTCGTGCCGCTCCTCATCCTCTGGGCGGGCATCGGCGAGATGCAGAAGCTCCTGGTGATCTTCATTGGCTCCGTCTTCCAGATCATCCTGATGGTGGCCGTGGCCGTGGGCAACACGCGCCGCGACCTCGTCGAGGCCGCCTATACGCTGGGCTCGAAGGATCGGGGCGTGGTCAGGCGCGTGCTGATCCCCGCCAATGCGCCGGAGATCGCCGAGATCCTGCGACTCGTGCTCGGCTGGGCGTGGACCTACGTGATCGTTGCGGAGCTCATCGGCTCCTCCTCCGGCATCGGCCACATGATCATCGACAGCCAGGCGCTTCTCGCGACGGGACAGATGATCTTCGGCATCATCGTCATCGGCGTGATCGGCCTCATCTCTGACTTCCTGTTCAAGGCGCTCAACCGCTCGCTCTTCCCCTGGAGGCTCGCATGACCGGCACGATCCTCCAGATCGAGAACGTCTCACGCGTCTTTCCGGGCGTGCGCGGCGGCGCGCCCGTGCGGGCGCTGGAGCCCACGAGCCTGCAGGTGGCGCAGAACGATTTCATCACCATCCTCGGGCCCTCGGGCTGCGGAAAATCCACGCTCCTGCGCATCGTGGCGGGCCTCGACCGCCCGAGCGGCGGGCGCGTGATGCTCAACGGCCGCGAGATCAAGGGCCCCGGCGCGGACCGGGGCATGGTGTTCCAGTCCTACACGCTGTTTCCCTGGCTCACGATCGCCGAGAACATCGCCTACGGGCTGCGCGAGAAGGGCATGCCGAAGGCGGAGCGGCAGGAGATCGTCGCGTCCTATACCGAGAAGGTGGGTCTGCGCGGATTCGAGAACCATTATCCGAAGCAGCTTTCGGGCGGCATGCAGCAGCGCACGGCCATCGCCCGCGCGCTCGCCAACGATCCCGACATCCTGCTCCTCGACGAACCCTTCGGCGCCCTCGACAACCAGACCCGCGGCCTGATGCAGGAATTGCTGCTCGGCATCTGGGAACGGGAGCGCAAGACCGTTCTTTTCGTGACGCACGACATCGAGGAAGCGATCTTCCTCGCCTCCCGCGTCATCGTCATGTCGGCCCGCCCCGGTCGGATCAAGGCCGACATCCCTGTCGACCTGCCGCATCCCCGTCATTACAGGATGAAGACCACACCAGAGTTCTCGAGCCTGAAGGCCCAACTGACAGAGGAAATCCGCGTCGAGGCGATGCAGGCGGAAGGGGTGCATTGAGGCGGCGAGGCAGGGCCCGGGAAGCAGGATCGAACGATCCGACCCAACCCTTGTAAGCGGAATGCCGGGCCGTCGCATCGCAAGCGGCCCGTTCGCATCCTCTTGCCCGGCGAGGCGGGCTATAAAGGCTCGCTCCGCGCAAGTGAGGTGGTATTTGCGGTACTCTTCCGGGTGAATTGACGCTTCGGGCCCCTTCAGGCGACGCTTTGCTTCTCCGAAGTGGGAAGCCACGATGCTCACACGCCTGTTAGCCGGATCCATCCTGATCGCCAGCGGCATGCCTGCCATGGCGGATATCCTCATCGATCAAGCCATGATCACCGCCGGCGAGCTGCGCGTCATCGGACGGCTGAGCAAGCCACGCCAGGTATCGATCTTCCTCGACGAGCGCTTCGAGACCAAGGCGGATGCGAACGGCCGGTTCACCTTCAGGCTCCCCTATCATCCCGCCACCTGCATCGTGAACCTCCAGGCGGAGAGCGAGGAGCGGCAGGCGGTTGTCGGGTTCTGCGGTCAGCGCGGGCCGGAAGCACCGGGCGCGGCACAGCAGGAAGCGGCTGCGGCCCCAGCGCAGCCCGGACCGGCCGGCCCGCCCGGGCCGCAGGGGGAGCCCGGTCGCGACGGATCGCCGGGCCCGCAGGGACCCGAAGGCCCTCCCGGTCCACAGGGAGCCGCCGGCTCGCCCGGCCCGCGCGGAGAGACTGGCCCAGCCGGTCCGATGGGACCGCAGGGACCCGCCGGGCCTCCAGGACCGCCTGGGACTGCGGAAGCACAAGCAAGCCCGGGAGGGCAGCCCGGACCAGCCGGACCGATAGGGCCCGAGGGCCCAGCGGGGCCGCCCGGGCCACAGGGTCCTCAAGGCCTGGCCGGCCATCAGGGCCCGCAGGGTCCTCAAGGAACGCCGGGGCCGCGGGGTGAGCCTGGACCCGTCGGACCACCGGGGCCCATGGGAGCCATGGGTCCTGCCGGCCCCATCGGCGCCGTGGGGCCCGCCGGCCCTCCGGGTCCGCAGGGTATCGCCGGAGAGATCGGCCCCATCGGCCCTCCGGGTCCTGTCGGGCCGATCGGCCCGGCAGGCCTGACAGGTCCGGTCGGACCTCCCGGTCCCGCCGGCCCGGAAGGAAAGGTCGGGCCTGAAGGGAAGCCCGGTCTCGCCGGCACGATCCTGAGGGTCTTCGTGCAGGAATGCGCCGCACAGGGTCGATGCATGGCGCGCTGCAACGAGGACGAGTATCCCGTCAACGGCACATGCAGCCGGGGCGATCGTTTCGACATGGATGAGACAGGTGTCTACTGCTTCTCCACGAGCGACGGCTCGAATGCCATGATCGCCCGAGCGATCTGCGCGAGGAAGTGAAGGAGAGCGGACGGCCCGATCGTTCGTAGCGCATGGCCAACGCGGCCCCATGGGCACTTTCCATTAAGCCTGGGCGGCGGGTTGAGAAACGCCGTTGGAAAGTTTCCTAGAATGCCTCTTGGCCGAAAGCGGTAGCGCATCCAATGATTACAGCAACTTATGCTCCATCATCGGGAGTACCCCTAAAGAGACAGGGAACGAATACCTCCCTTGTTACCTATCTGGTTAATAGGTGCAGGGAGACTTGCATGACGCCGAACCAGGTCGAGCTTGTCGCGCAGGCGTTTTACGCCTCTGAGCATTCAGACGATTGGGACGATGCTCCCGAGGTCGTGCAGGAGGAATTCAGGGATCTGGCGCGTGTAGCGATCTCCCTCTTGCACCAGCAGACCTCCCGCCTTCCGCCCTCTCTCACGGTGGCGAAGGAGGCTGGGGACGGTCGCAGAATTGAAATCTCCGGACGATGCTAGAGACACCCGCGTGTGACGATCTGTTCGGAAGGAACGTGGCCTTCTCGATCAGTGTTTCCTTGCCAAGGCCGGCGGCGCCCTCTACTCAACCCCGCACGATGACGTGCTACGATCATCGCGTGCAGCCGCGCCGTGAATCGATAGACACCGCGAAGAAAGAGCGATGACCCAGGACCTGACGAAAACCCACCTCGATTGGCGCCAGCTGCCGCTGATCATCGTTACCGGACTGGTTATCGGGGCGCTTTTCGGCCAGGTCGGAGCAGCACTTGCGCAGTATGAGTACAGCAAACTCGATAACCTGAAGCTGCACAGGGCTGCGAAGAGGGCCGGATAAAAGCAAAGGCACGCGGCCTCGCGCGCACTCGAACCAACGCAAGCGGCACCGCAGTTCGCGAGCTTTCAAACCATTGAGACTTCAAGGGAAGGAAGTGGTGCCCAGGGGCGGAATCGAACCACCGACACTGCGATTTTCAGTCGTGTAATTATGGATTTCCGGGGATTTCGGCGAATTTTGGTGGAAAACCCAAACAACTGATATAACATGCGTTTTCGTCTTCGGGTGTACACCTACGTCCATCACCAGCCGGGGCACTTTGTGCCCCCGGCGTGCCCCCAGATCGCTGGGGGCACAGGCTGGACCTCCTGGGGGCAACAGGATCTGCCCTCTGGAAAGTTCAGTCGTGAAGAAAGCACTTACCGACATTCTCGTACGGTCGATCCCGGCCCCTGCTTCCGGACGGGTCGAGATCTCGGATCTGCGCTGCACCGGGCTCGAGCTAAGGGTCTCAGCCAAGGACGCGAGATCGTGGTCTTTCCGGTTCCGGGATCCCCAAACCGGCAGGGTCTCAAGAGCGACACTTGGCAGTTATCCTGACGTCACCCTCTCCCAGGCCCGGACAGCGGCCGATGACATGCGCCGGACAGTCGCCGCCGGTCGGAACCCAGTGGAAGAAAAGCGCAGGGCCCGGCTGGAAGCGACAACCAACACCTTTCAGGCTCTATCTGACCGCTACATCAAGGAGCGCGCCCGCCGGTTCAAGCGGAGCGCCGATGCTGACGAGCGGAACCTCCGGCTCCACATTCTACCGAAGTGGAAGGACCGGCCTTATGCCTCGATCGAACGGAGGGATATCATCGCCCTGTGCGAGGGGATGGTCCAGCACGGCAAGGCAACCCAAGCGAACCGGATTCAGGCTCTCATAAGCTCGATCTTCTCGTTTGCCATCGATGCCGACCTTGTGCGAGCGAACCCCTGCCATCGGCTTCGAAAGAGAGGGGTTGAGACGGTCGCGACGCGGGTCTTGAGCGATGCCGAGGTCAAGCTCTTCTGGAACGGCGTCACTCTCCCACCCGTATCTCGCCGGGTCGGCTTGGCCCTGAGGCTATTGCTGCTGACGGGCGCCCGGGCCGGCGAGGTTGCCGGGGCCCTGCGGTCGGAGTTCGAGAGTCTGGACGATCCGGCCAGAGCCGGATGGGTTATCCCTGCTGATCGGTCCAAGAATGGACGGGCACATTTTGTACCCCTTTCGCCCTTAGCGGTGGGTACCATTAACGACGCCTTAACCCTGGTAGGCAAAGACGAAGCATACCTTTTCCCGTCTCCGTCGGTCGATGAAGTGCCCATCACTGCGCACGCGCTTGCCGTCGCCATGGCGCGTTTCGGCAGAGAGCTCAAGGAAATGGAAGATGATGCAGCAGTTTGTACTTGGCAGGCCGAACCGCCCTCCCCGCACGATCTACGGCGGACCATAGCCACTCGGCTCGCGAGCCTTGGCATCCCTGGCGAAGACGTGTCCGCTGTACTAAACCACATCCGGCGCGATGTGACTGGGCGCCATTATGACACTTACGACAGGGCCCGGGAAAAGCGGATCGCGCTCGAGCTTTGGGCTCGAACTGTTGAGCAAATCGTCGCCGAAAAAGCCAACACATCGACGGTGGTCATTATGAAACCGAAGAGGGCCGCGCGATGACACGGTCATTTCATGCCCCTGAACTTCACGTGGTTGATGACCAGGAGACTTCCGCACGGCCAGGCTTCGTCCTCCGAAAACTAGTCGGTGAGCAGTTGCCGGATCGGCTCACGGGAGGTGATCTTGTCTGGATCGACACGACCCGAAAGACGCCGGAGTGGGGTTGTTGGATTGCTGTTCGGGTTGATGGTCGTGAAATGCTTGGGCGTTTCGAGACCGGCCTCAGACGACCGAAGGATGGCCCTCTGGAGGTCTGGTTGGGCGCCCTAGATGACGGTGAAGAGCCCCGCCAGCGTTTCAAAGCGACACCTGATTTTTTGGAGCAACACGCTATTGGCCACCTCGCTGGATACTTTAAGCCCGATGGGCTCCATGCGCATGCTCAGCACCAGTGGACGGACGAAGACGAGGCCGCCGTGCTCAAGCGGATCAAGGAGGAAGAAGACGCCTGGCTCGAAGAAGAGAGACAGGCTGACGAGGCAGCTATTAAAGCGAAATATCGCACCCGTCCGATAGCAGGACGATATGCGCCCATAGAGTTTACAGCTCCAGACCTCAGCAGAGATCAATTGCATGCGCCGGAGGGCTCATGCAACCTAGATGCCATTACCCGCAAACTCCTCAACCAAGGCCGGATCTGCAACATGCATCTCGCGGAAAATCCATTTGCTTGTGTGCGTAGCTATGTGCTGTCATTCGCCAACACAGCCCTGGAAATTACCCGACTCCGCAGCGAGATATGGCCTGCGCAACGCCGTACTGCCGAACTCATTGCAACACGCGTTGACGAGATGCTCCAGGGTATGAGCGATTTTCTTGAGCACGTCAGATACGAAGACACAGGCTATTTCATCTCGCAGGAAGAACTGGATAGCGATCCCTCTGAGGAGAAAGAGGGCGCGACCGCCGTGGCAGAAAGTCGACTAGGTGATGCAAGGGAAGCCGTGCAGCTTGCCATATGCAAGCTGCAGGCATTTCGGAAGCCTTTCAGAGACGAGCAACCCGGACACAACGGCCGTAAGGATGTGCTGGTGCATGAATTCCTGCGTGGGATGGCTATCGCTTGGTACCTTCTTACCAGTGAGACCGCCGGTAAAACGGGAAACGGCCTGTTCGTCGGATTTTGCGTTTCAGGCTGGAAACTGGCGGGGTGGCCTTATGATAGTGATGCAGACCTCAGGTCTCGTTTCGCGAAGCGGATCGAACGCGGAGTGCACTTGAGATAGATACCCCCAATTAAAGCGCTCTTCGAAACCCTATGAATGGGGGCTCTTCTTGAGGCTCCCTCAAATTTCCTCGCAACTGGGGTTATTTTTCCGAACGAGTTCCATCACCGTGCACCTCAACGCAGCAACATTCGCCGCGGTTTGTGGAGGTACACACATGGCAAAAGCCCACACGGTTGAGGCACTCGTAAAGACCGGGCCTTTCGGTCGATCGAAGCTTTACGAGGAGATTCGCGACGGCAACTTGATCGCCCGAAAGTGCGGACGAAAAACGCTGATTCTTGATGAGGACTGGGAGCGCTTTTTGAAGAGCCTTCCGGTCCTTGATTCCGGAACACGATCCCCCTCCCCGCGTAGACCGCGGATAGCGTGAGGGGTCCGCCATGATTGATGACTTGCCCCTTTTTCTGACTGCGAACGCTGAGACGCCGCAGCTGGAAGCCAGGAAACCCAAGCGCTGTGCGACGCGGAAGGCGGCTCCGCCGAAGGCCGGAAAGGCAGCACAGCGGCGACCGGCGCGGGATGTGAAAGCCGAGCGCCTTGCCCAAATCGAGGCGCTTCGCGAGGCACTGCCCTTCCTGAGCTCGAACGATCAACGTTTCGCAGCATCTCTCCTCCGGTATTGGGGCGAGCGCGGGGAGCTTTCTCGGGCGCAATGGAAATGGGTACGGAAACTGCCCCACAATGCGATGCGTGACGAACCGCCCCGTCCAGTGCCAGTGCCTCTTCGCATAGCACAGGCCACGAACGTGATCCCCCTGCGGCTGGCTCATAATGAGAAGCTGATCAATGAGGTTGCGGCTCGCCTTCGATCCGCCGCGGCGCATTGCAGTCCGACTGAGATCGCTCAGTTGAGATGCCAGGAGACGGAAACCTTGGAGCGCATGAACATCGCCCGCGGCATTCCATGGACCATGGCGTGGCAGGATGTGGCCGACTTCATGAACTCCGTCGATGCTCGGCTCCATGAGAGCTCTCAAGGGGGACATGCAGCATGACAGCAAATGCAAACGCCCGCCGGCTGGCACCGGACGGACGTTCAAGAGCACAAGAGCAGTCTGAATATAGTGCTCCTCATGCTAGAAGTGAAGTCAGGGTCGGCAATGCGGTTTTGGGGTATCGGGCGCGCAAGCATCCGCGCCGTGTGGAGTTTGCGCACCTGCGTGTCGTCGCCATCGAACGGTTGATCAGGGCGCGTCATGGCGGGCCCGTGGATACTGACGATG
This region of Microvirga mediterraneensis genomic DNA includes:
- a CDS encoding HutD/Ves family protein, which codes for MRARVVRNHDLVRVPWKNGGGTTAEVAAFPEGSTFETFGWRISMADVASDGPFSLFPGIDRTLIVVEGDGIELDVEGIAYLLDEASPKLSFSGDDITTGRLLSGPIRDLNVMTRRGQFRHRTRFVESGVALLAEETAVAFLVPLDGLFDVTLDSTIHSLQALDTLMLDATQDLILLSGSGRAILIEITPDPI
- a CDS encoding ABC transporter substrate-binding protein codes for the protein MKAVLGGLAVLALAAASASAQETKVAIGISGWTGFAPLTLAKEAGIFKKNGLDVTIKKVPQASRHLAIQSGDIQCAATTVETWIVWNANGVPTKQIFQLDKSYGADGMVVKNDIASIKDIKGKQVAASAPGTSPYFALSWMLKKNGLSVKDVTVVNMEPGPAAQAFIAGQNDAAMTYEPYLSSVRAAPQSGKIIATTLDYPMVMDTFGCTPKFLADNPKAAKAFADSYFEALDMIAKDQAKAYDIMGADVKQTGEAFGKSAQFLRWQDRAANKKFFESEFKTFSAEAADLLLETGIIKQKPDMDALADTSFIQ
- a CDS encoding ABC transporter permease: MPRPLEPVSQGTRVALGISFFVLFFAAWAFATLGGFVSRTFLADPITMVQDGWLLLTRFGFLNDIGVTVWRVVGGFVLAALVAVPLGIMMGAYKSFEAFLEPFVSFARYLPASAFVPLLILWAGIGEMQKLLVIFIGSVFQIILMVAVAVGNTRRDLVEAAYTLGSKDRGVVRRVLIPANAPEIAEILRLVLGWAWTYVIVAELIGSSSGIGHMIIDSQALLATGQMIFGIIVIGVIGLISDFLFKALNRSLFPWRLA
- a CDS encoding ABC transporter ATP-binding protein, which encodes MTGTILQIENVSRVFPGVRGGAPVRALEPTSLQVAQNDFITILGPSGCGKSTLLRIVAGLDRPSGGRVMLNGREIKGPGADRGMVFQSYTLFPWLTIAENIAYGLREKGMPKAERQEIVASYTEKVGLRGFENHYPKQLSGGMQQRTAIARALANDPDILLLDEPFGALDNQTRGLMQELLLGIWERERKTVLFVTHDIEEAIFLASRVIVMSARPGRIKADIPVDLPHPRHYRMKTTPEFSSLKAQLTEEIRVEAMQAEGVH
- a CDS encoding integrase arm-type DNA-binding domain-containing protein, which translates into the protein MKKALTDILVRSIPAPASGRVEISDLRCTGLELRVSAKDARSWSFRFRDPQTGRVSRATLGSYPDVTLSQARTAADDMRRTVAAGRNPVEEKRRARLEATTNTFQALSDRYIKERARRFKRSADADERNLRLHILPKWKDRPYASIERRDIIALCEGMVQHGKATQANRIQALISSIFSFAIDADLVRANPCHRLRKRGVETVATRVLSDAEVKLFWNGVTLPPVSRRVGLALRLLLLTGARAGEVAGALRSEFESLDDPARAGWVIPADRSKNGRAHFVPLSPLAVGTINDALTLVGKDEAYLFPSPSVDEVPITAHALAVAMARFGRELKEMEDDAAVCTWQAEPPSPHDLRRTIATRLASLGIPGEDVSAVLNHIRRDVTGRHYDTYDRAREKRIALELWARTVEQIVAEKANTSTVVIMKPKRAAR